One Rhodospirillaceae bacterium genomic region harbors:
- a CDS encoding tRNA pseudouridine(38-40) synthase TruA produces MTRYKLLVEYDGHGLVGWQRQANGPSVQELIEQAAEKFCGNTTACTGAGRTDAGVHALGQVAHLDFAMPFSAGTVRDALNAYLRPAKVTVLEAELVSEEFHSRFSATKREYLYIIVNRRAPLTLEQGRAWLVPKHLDVKLMRAAGEHLLGKHDFTSFRAAECQAKSPVKTMDKIEISRHGETIQITVEARSFLHRQVRNIVGTLMLVGTGKLQSDEVKIILEKKDRTEAGPCAPAEGLYLKAISYKHPAGKLVTPPPKPT; encoded by the coding sequence ATGACCAGATACAAACTTTTAGTTGAGTATGATGGCCACGGTTTGGTTGGATGGCAGCGTCAAGCTAATGGACCTTCGGTACAAGAATTAATCGAGCAGGCCGCTGAAAAATTTTGTGGCAACACGACAGCGTGCACTGGTGCCGGCCGAACGGATGCGGGCGTCCATGCACTTGGTCAGGTTGCCCACTTAGATTTTGCAATGCCCTTCTCAGCTGGCACCGTCCGGGACGCCTTGAACGCCTATCTAAGACCCGCAAAAGTTACTGTTTTGGAGGCCGAACTCGTATCTGAAGAATTTCACTCACGGTTCTCTGCTACCAAGCGGGAGTACTTGTATATTATAGTAAATCGCCGTGCCCCGCTTACACTGGAACAAGGGAGAGCATGGCTTGTTCCCAAGCACCTAGATGTCAAATTAATGAGAGCTGCTGGCGAGCACCTGCTTGGGAAACACGACTTTACCAGCTTTCGGGCGGCAGAATGCCAAGCGAAGTCCCCAGTAAAAACCATGGATAAGATCGAAATCTCCCGCCATGGCGAAACAATCCAAATCACCGTAGAAGCTCGCTCTTTTCTTCACAGACAGGTTAGAAACATCGTAGGGACCCTAATGTTGGTTGGTACAGGGAAATTACAGTCTGATGAAGTGAAGATAATTCTTGAGAAAAAAGACCGTACAGAGGCCGGGCCCTGCGCACCTGCAGAGGGTTTATATCTAAAAGCCATTTCGTACAAACATCCAGCTGGAAAGCTAGTCACCCCGCCTCCCAAACCCACCTAA
- a CDS encoding succinyl-diaminopimelate desuccinylase — protein sequence MRCPSITPLDAGALGVLEGYLKKLGFSCTVLRFSGDGSAEVTNLYARLGTESPNFCYAGHTDVVPVGDPKDWQHPPFDAVVQNGFLHGRGAVDMKGAIGAFVVAVERYLRLLESEGRKNPGSISFLITGDEEGTGINGTRKVLEWLKERGEILDHCLVGEPTNPEKVGDMVKIGRRGSLNAVIQLIGKQGHVAYPDKALNPLSRMGNLLDKITGYKFDEGTPRFEPSNLEITSVDVGNMATNVIPGEATIRLNIRFNDNHTSKQLASWLREVCQKYAGSHKLSVDVSGEAFVTAADDYAELVVDAINEVTGSKPALSTSGGTSDARFIKDVCPVVEFGLISQTMHRTDECVSIGELERLSDVYTAILHNYFCPGC from the coding sequence ATGCGATGCCCAAGCATCACCCCCCTTGATGCAGGTGCTTTGGGCGTGCTGGAAGGTTATCTTAAGAAATTAGGATTCTCGTGCACCGTGCTCCGTTTTTCAGGTGACGGATCTGCAGAAGTGACCAATCTTTATGCCCGTTTAGGCACCGAATCGCCAAATTTTTGCTATGCCGGCCATACTGATGTTGTTCCCGTGGGGGACCCCAAGGATTGGCAGCACCCCCCTTTTGATGCTGTCGTGCAGAATGGCTTTTTACATGGCCGTGGTGCCGTCGATATGAAGGGTGCCATAGGCGCATTTGTAGTTGCCGTCGAACGATATCTTCGATTGCTGGAGTCGGAAGGAAGAAAAAATCCTGGCTCTATTAGTTTTCTAATAACTGGCGATGAAGAGGGAACTGGGATAAATGGCACCCGCAAAGTGTTGGAGTGGCTGAAAGAGAGAGGGGAGATTTTGGACCACTGTTTGGTTGGGGAGCCAACTAACCCAGAGAAAGTAGGGGACATGGTGAAGATAGGACGGCGCGGCAGCCTGAACGCTGTCATCCAGTTGATCGGTAAACAGGGACATGTGGCGTACCCCGACAAAGCTCTTAATCCGTTATCACGCATGGGGAATCTTTTGGATAAGATAACCGGATATAAGTTTGACGAAGGGACGCCCAGGTTTGAACCAAGTAATTTGGAGATAACAAGTGTCGATGTCGGAAACATGGCCACTAATGTTATCCCAGGGGAGGCGACTATTCGTCTAAATATCAGATTTAACGACAATCATACTAGCAAGCAATTAGCGTCTTGGCTGAGAGAGGTGTGTCAAAAGTATGCAGGTAGTCACAAACTCAGCGTTGATGTCTCAGGAGAGGCATTTGTCACTGCGGCAGATGATTATGCAGAGCTGGTTGTAGATGCGATCAACGAAGTTACCGGGAGTAAACCTGCATTATCAACCTCGGGAGGCACTTCAGATGCACGTTTTATAAAGGATGTCTGCCCCGTAGTTGAATTCGGACTTATTAGTCAGACCATGCACCGGACAGACGAATGTGTTTCCATTGGGGAGTTGGAGCGTTTATCGGATGTGTATACTGCGATCCTGCATAATTATTTTTGTCCGGGATGCTAG
- the acs gene encoding acetate--CoA ligase — MEKLTHPVPDSFSGSSHIDQNTYQEMYKESTNAPETFWAKQAERLDWIERWKSVKATSFQQEDVSIRWFDGAKLNVTYNCVDRHAAANPNRTAIIWESDDPEVDKKITYSQLKDSVCKMANVLKKHGVKKGDRVTIYMPMVLEAAYAMLACARIGAIHSVVFGGFSPDSLADRIIDCESSFLITADEGVRGNKAIPLKANVDQALERCPDCTKVLVVTRTGASVGWNTDRDLRWEDEAKTVPSECEPEPMESEDPLFILYTSGSTGKPKGVLHTTAGYLLYASLTHEAVFDYHEDDIYWCTADVGWVTGHSYIIYGPLANGATTLMFEGVPNYPDASRCWQVCDKHNVTIFYTAPTAIRALMREGDSPVQQTNRTSLRLLGTVGEPINPEAWSWYHQVVGEGRCPIVDTWWQTETGGILITPLPGATPLKPGSATTPFFGVQPVIVDSDGNILDEPCEGNLCISDSWPGQMRTVFGDHDRFIQTYFSTYKNLYFTGDGCRRDEDGYYWITGRVDDVINVSGHRMGTAEVESALVAHPKVAEAAVVGAPHEIKGQGIYSYVTLNADQEPSEELRKELTKWVRKEIGPIASPDWIQWSPSLPKTRSGKIMRRILRKIAANEHEDLGDISTLAEPAVVEDLIDRRMNR; from the coding sequence ATGGAAAAATTAACACACCCTGTTCCAGACAGTTTTTCTGGCTCAAGCCATATTGACCAGAACACATACCAAGAAATGTATAAGGAATCTACAAACGCACCCGAAACATTTTGGGCCAAACAAGCCGAGCGACTAGACTGGATAGAACGGTGGAAAAGTGTAAAAGCTACAAGCTTTCAGCAGGAAGACGTCTCTATCCGGTGGTTTGATGGCGCGAAATTAAATGTTACCTATAATTGTGTTGATCGTCATGCTGCGGCCAATCCAAACCGAACAGCCATTATCTGGGAAAGCGATGATCCAGAAGTCGATAAGAAAATAACATACAGCCAGTTAAAAGATTCAGTTTGCAAGATGGCTAACGTTCTGAAGAAGCATGGCGTGAAAAAGGGGGACCGGGTCACCATCTACATGCCCATGGTCCTAGAGGCGGCCTACGCAATGCTGGCTTGTGCACGAATTGGGGCTATACATTCTGTCGTATTCGGCGGGTTTTCCCCTGACTCCCTTGCCGACAGAATCATAGATTGTGAATCATCTTTCTTAATAACCGCAGATGAAGGAGTCCGAGGGAATAAAGCTATCCCGCTTAAAGCTAATGTGGACCAGGCTCTGGAGCGATGCCCTGATTGTACCAAGGTACTAGTGGTTACTCGAACCGGGGCATCGGTTGGATGGAACACTGACCGTGATCTTCGATGGGAAGACGAGGCCAAAACAGTTCCATCTGAATGTGAGCCAGAACCAATGGAGTCAGAAGACCCCCTCTTTATTCTGTATACCTCAGGATCCACCGGAAAGCCGAAAGGCGTCCTCCACACAACTGCTGGTTATCTGTTATATGCCTCATTAACCCACGAAGCAGTATTCGATTATCACGAGGATGATATTTATTGGTGCACTGCAGATGTTGGCTGGGTAACAGGGCATAGTTACATTATTTATGGCCCTCTCGCTAACGGTGCAACAACCTTAATGTTTGAAGGCGTCCCTAATTACCCCGATGCATCTCGCTGTTGGCAAGTATGTGACAAGCACAACGTAACTATCTTCTATACGGCTCCAACTGCAATCCGTGCTCTTATGCGCGAGGGTGATTCACCGGTCCAGCAAACGAACCGGACAAGCCTCCGGTTACTAGGCACAGTCGGAGAGCCTATAAACCCTGAGGCATGGTCATGGTACCACCAGGTGGTGGGGGAAGGGCGCTGCCCAATAGTAGATACATGGTGGCAAACAGAAACCGGGGGCATCCTTATTACACCACTCCCTGGTGCTACCCCGCTAAAACCTGGATCCGCCACCACACCATTCTTCGGCGTGCAACCCGTCATCGTAGATAGTGACGGGAATATTCTAGATGAGCCTTGCGAAGGTAATTTATGTATTTCTGATTCGTGGCCAGGACAAATGCGCACGGTTTTCGGCGACCACGATAGGTTTATCCAAACATATTTCTCAACATACAAAAATTTGTACTTTACGGGCGATGGCTGTCGCAGAGATGAGGATGGTTACTATTGGATAACAGGCCGCGTTGACGATGTAATTAATGTATCTGGACATCGCATGGGAACCGCAGAAGTAGAAAGCGCTCTTGTCGCCCACCCCAAAGTGGCTGAAGCCGCAGTAGTGGGAGCGCCGCACGAAATTAAGGGGCAAGGCATATATTCGTACGTTACCCTAAATGCTGATCAAGAGCCGTCCGAGGAACTGCGAAAAGAACTTACAAAATGGGTTAGGAAAGAGATTGGTCCAATAGCATCGCCTGACTGGATTCAGTGGTCGCCAAGCCTACCCAAAACTAGATCAGGTAAAATTATGCGGAGAATTTTGCGGAAAATTGCTGCGAATGAACACGAGGATCTTGGAGATATTTCGACATTAGCCGAGCCGGCAGTCGTTGAAGATCTCATAGATAGGCGAATGAACCGATAG